A stretch of the Rosa rugosa chromosome 5, drRosRugo1.1, whole genome shotgun sequence genome encodes the following:
- the LOC133711137 gene encoding probable prolyl 4-hydroxylase 9, which translates to MAFGDGNSIGSVAADTRSATRACAISGMFLSAYRDKSGTLDVIEEKIARATMIPRTHGEAFNVLRYEIGQKYNSHYDAFHPEEYGPQTSQRVVSFLLYLTDVEEGGETMFPYESGLNLDGKHDSQECMGLRVKPRRGDGLLFYSLFPNGSIDPVSLSSHHCHSVKHGIIQIICR; encoded by the exons ATGGCTTTTGGAGATGGAAATAGTATTGGGTCTGTGGCCGCTGATACTAGATCTGCTACACGTGCATGTGCCAT TTCTGGGATGTTTCTTTCGGCTTATCGAGACAAGTCTGGGACTTTGGATGTCATTGAGGAAAAGATTGCAAGAGCAACTATGATTCCCAGGACCCATGGAGAG GCATTCAACGTCTTGCGTTATGAGATTGGGCAGAAGTATAATTCTCATTATGATGCATTCCACCCGGAGGAATATGGTCCACAGACAAGCCAAAGG GTTGTATCATTCCTGTTGTATTTAACTGATGTTGAAGAAGGTGGGGAAACAATGTTTCCATACGAG AGTGGCTTGAACCTGGATGGAAAACATGATTCTCAGGAATGTATGGGTTTGAGAGTGAAGCCGCGCAGAGGAGATGGCCTTCTGTTTTATTCATTGTTCCCTAACGGTTCCATTGATCCGGTTAGTCTTTCATCCCATCATTGTCATTCTGTGAAACATGGAATTATACAGATCATATGTCGATAA
- the LOC133709964 gene encoding aspartyl protease family protein 2: protein MNTFIPNQNASLTSLTLVLTPFSTMVSLSQLPFFFFFFFFFFFFTTLCNSQHYLQLPLLHTDPFPTPSQALSLDTHRLSLLHNRRRRSATSPVVSGASTGSGQYFVHLRLGSPPQSLLLVADTGSDLVWLRCSACKNCSNRSPGSAFLARHSTTFSPYHCYDSACDLVPRPDPSPCNHTRLHSPCRYEYSYSDGSRTAGFFSRETTTLNTSSGTPAKLSDLEFGCGFDVSGPSLTGPSLGGAHGVMGLGRGPISFASQLGRRFGNKFSYCLLDYTLSPPPTSYLRIGASKSDVVSKLSFTRLLLNPLSPTFYYIGIKYVSVNGVKLPVRPSVWSLDELGNGGTVIDSGTTLTFLPEPAYRLILAAFKRSLKKLASPAQPTPGFDLCVNVSGLARARLPKLSFGLAGGSVFAPPPGNYFIQTMDRVECLAIQPVDSVSGFSVIGNLMQQGFLFEFDKDRSRLGFSRHGCALQ, encoded by the coding sequence ATGAACACTTTTATACCAAACCAAAACGCGTCACTCACTAGTCTCACTTTGGTCCTCACTCCCTTCTCGACAATGGTCTCACTCTCCCAActcccattcttcttcttcttcttcttcttcttcttcttcttcacaaccCTCTGCAACTCCCAACATTACCTCCAACTCCCGCTTCTCCACACAGACCCCTTCCCCACACCCTCCCAAGCCCTCTCTCTCGACACCCAccgcctctctctcctccacaaCCGCCGCCGCCGTTCCGCCACCTCCCCCGTCGTCTCCGGCGCCTCCACCGGCTCCGGCCAGTACTTCGTCCACCTCCGCCTCGGCTCTCCCCCCCAGAGCCTCCTCCTCGTCGCCGACACCGGCAGCGATCTCGTCTGGCTCCGCTGCTCCGCCTGCAAAAACTGCTCCAATCGGAGCCCCGGCTCCGCTTTCCTCGCCCGCCACTCCACCACATTCTCACCCTACCACTGCTACGACTCCGCCTGCGACCTCGTcccccgacccgacccgagtcCGTGTAACCATACCCGGCTCCACAGCCCCTGTCGCTACGAGTATTCCTACTCCGACGGATCCAGAACCGCCGGCTTCTTCTCCAGAGAAACCACCACTCTAAACACCAGCTCCGGGACACCGGCGAAGCTCTCTGACTTGGAGTTCGGGTGCGGGTTTGATGTTTCGGGTCCGAGCTTAACCGGGCCGAGTCTCGGCGGGGCCCACGGCGTCATGGGCCTGGGAAGAGGCCCAATCTCGTTTGCCTCGCAGCTGGGTCGCCGCTTCGGGAACAAATTCTCCTACTGTCTACTGGACTACACCCTATCGCCGCCGCCGACGAGTTACCTCAGGATCGGAGCCTCCAAATCCGACGTCGTTTCGAAACTGAGCTTCACACGCTTGCTGCTCAACCCTCTCTCCCCTACATTTTACTACATTGGGATCAAGTACGTCTCCGTCAACGGCGTTAAATTACCGGTTCGCCCCTCCGTTTGGTCCCTCGACGAGCTCGGTAACGGCGGCACGGTGATCGACTCGGGGACGACGTTAACTTTCTTGCCCGAGCCGGCTTACCGTCTAATCCTGGCGGCGTTTAAACGGAGCTTGAAGAAGCTGGCTAGCCCAGCCCAGCCGACTCCGGGGTTCGATCTCTGTGTCAACGTGTCGGGTTTAGCGCGGGCGAGACTACCAAAGCTGAGTTTCGGACTCGCGGGTGGCTCGGTTTTCGCGCCGCCGCCGGGGAACTATTTCATTCAGACGATGGATCGGGTCGAGTGCTTGGCGATCCAGCCCGTTGATTCCGTGTCTGGCTTTTCGGTGATAGGGAATCTTATGCAACAAGGATTCTTGTTTGAGTTTGACAAGGACCGCTCGCGGCTCGGTTTTTCACGTCATGGCTGCGCGCTTCAGTGA